One Setaria italica strain Yugu1 chromosome II, Setaria_italica_v2.0, whole genome shotgun sequence DNA segment encodes these proteins:
- the LOC105913802 gene encoding uncharacterized protein LOC105913802, with amino-acid sequence MRNSRSLVNLLDKKFHQLPTSKMMKISKSAPNLVKKAVTSFKSKTDALRTKLMILASLRRRMAMVCAMSRQIHALVASGGQEKKARVEHSSKALALGMATATSEEPAGDDGGRAHLGMFEVAMYEEGYHGYPEWTNSLFDDDNIYSDDEDVQDDDEHDDLDVVDAFDDEPSVIEIIRSNREAEGLEFMEDDIDGACDMFIRRCRSRMNLSF; translated from the coding sequence ATGAGGAACAGCAGGTCCTTAGTAAATCTGCTTGACAAGAAGTTTCATCAGCTCCCCACATCGAAGATGATGAAGATCAGCAAGAGCGCCCCCAACCTCGTGAAGAAGGCCGTGACGTCGTTCAAGAGCAAGACGGATGCTCTGAGGACGAAGCTCATGATCCTGGCCTCGCTGCGTCGCAGGATGGCGATGGTCTGTGCGATGTCTCGCCAGATCCACGCGCTCGTCGCATCGGGTGGTCAGGAGAAGAAGGCTAGGGTGGAGCACAGCAGCAAGGCTCTCGCTCTGGgcatggcgacggcgacgagcgaaGAGCCAGCTGGTGACGATGGTGGCAGGGCTCATCTCGGTATGTTTGAGGTGGCAATGTACGAGGAGGGTTATCATGGCTACCCTGAATGGACCAACTCCCTCTTCGACGATGACAATATTTacagtgatgatgaggatgtccaggacgacgacgagcacgACGATCTTGATGTTGTTGATGCGTTCGACGATGAGCCCTCGGTCATTGAGATCATCAGGAGCAACCGGGAGGCCGAAGGTCTGGAGTTCATGGAAGATGATATCGATGGGGCTTGTGATATGTTCATTAGGAGATGTCGCAGCCGCATGAACCTTAGCTTCTAG